In the genome of Cercospora beticola chromosome 2, complete sequence, one region contains:
- a CDS encoding uncharacterized protein (CAZy:GT32), producing MESRRLSLIFKAVPILYLVYLLHLAVKQISFDHFLGSSSISFNDFPFEYTTALQQSTADRQKLQYDYTSYPPSPSPDYDIPPAIHFIFFENLYETHTDRTLIPSMGSKAPELCQFHNPNFTITTWNASASRALLETHYPWFLPTYDSYRYPIQRVDAIKYFILYHFGGIYMDLDIACRRPLTPLLRWPAWLPKATPLGLNNDLMASRAKHPLMERMVKRLMPRNRWLVFPYVTIFWSTGPQFASDMVKEWWSAGGAKGTDADIVRVLPLEFYSEEYTFFGHSPGGTWHEDDVAVVLWLVDRPLLVVGLAALALLACLAQMIPSQDLQDVHAILDALQADDLYVKDLDLGH from the exons ATGGAGTCCCGACGTTTGTCACTCATTTTCAAAGCCGTACCGATTCTCTATCTGGTGTATCTCCTCCATCTGGCCGTCAAACAGATATCTTTCGACCACTTCCTTGGCTCTTCATCCATCTCATTCAACGACTTCCCCTTTGAGTACACCACAGCACTGCAGCAATCGACTGCCGACCGGCAAAAGTTGCAATAcgactatacttcctacccTCCATCCCCATCCCCCGACTACGACATTCCGCCTGCGATCCACTTCATATTCTTCGAGAACCTCTACGAAACCCATACTGACCGCACCCTCATTCCCTCCATGGGCTCAAAAGCTCCTGAGCTCTGCCAATTTCACAACCCAAACTTCACCATCACAACCTGGaacgcctccgcctcccgCGCCCTGCTCGAAACGCATTACCCCTGGTTCCTCCCGACGTACGACTCCTACCGCTACCCCATCCAACGCGTCGATGCTATCAAATACTTCATCCTCTACCACTTCGGAGGTATCTATATGGATTTGGACATCGCCTGTCGGCGACCCCTGACGCCTTTGCTGAGGTGGCCTGCATGGCTGCCGAAGGCTACACCCTTGGGGCTTAACAATGACTTGATGGCCAGTCGAGCGAAACATCCGTTGATGGAAAGAATGGTGAAGAGATTGATGCCGAGGAATAGGTGGTTGGTGTTTCCGTATGTGACTATCTTTTGGAGTACTGGGCCACAGTTTGCGAGTGACATGGTGAAGGAGTGGTGGTCTGCAGGAGGGGCGAAGGGAACTGATGCTG ACATTGTTCGCGTCCTGCCATTGGAGTTCTACTCGGAAGAGTACACTTTCTTCGGTCACAGCCCTGGTGGCACGTggcacgaagacgatgtcgCAGTTGTGCTTTGGCTCGTCGATCGGCCCTTGCTCGTTGTCGGACTGGCAGCTCTTGCGCTGCTTGCTTGT TTGGCACAAATGATACCCTCGCAAGACCTTCAAGATGTGCATGCAATTCTCGATGCACTTCAAGCGGACGACTTGTACGTGAAGGATCTCGATCTCGGTCATTGA